One genomic window of Halolamina sediminis includes the following:
- a CDS encoding ABC transporter permease has protein sequence MISPRTLRNLKKELRSSALAKLGIVLVLVMILVAAFAPFIALHNPTNQDLEENNLPPLGFSRTTEETSSEMVNGSLQIVNETVAINATASHPLGTNSLGQDVYSRAVYGARTSMMVGVLGTLLAAVLGVSVGLVAGFYRGRVDDALMRFADVSLAFPSLVLAIALIGLWGRAAVDVPDPFVALGIVDPVRAALGLPTGMPESFVLPGTVIIVVGLVNWVWFARIARGEALSIREEEYVKAARALGASDARIIGRHVLPNATTPILVLATIQVAAIILLESSLSFLGFSGTTLSWGFDISQGRGYLSSAWWIATVPGLAIVLAVIGVNLVGDWLRDALDPGIEGEGGV, from the coding sequence ATGATCTCCCCACGAACGCTCCGAAACCTCAAGAAAGAGCTGCGATCGAGCGCGCTCGCGAAGCTGGGTATCGTGCTCGTGCTGGTCATGATCCTGGTCGCGGCGTTCGCTCCCTTTATCGCGCTGCACAACCCGACGAACCAGGACCTCGAAGAGAACAACCTCCCGCCGCTCGGCTTCAGCCGAACCACCGAGGAAACCTCCTCGGAGATGGTCAACGGCTCGCTCCAGATCGTCAACGAGACCGTCGCGATAAATGCGACCGCGAGCCACCCGCTGGGCACGAACTCGCTCGGCCAGGACGTCTACTCCCGGGCGGTGTACGGCGCCCGCACGTCGATGATGGTCGGCGTCCTCGGGACGCTGCTCGCCGCCGTTCTCGGGGTAAGCGTCGGCCTCGTCGCCGGCTTCTACCGTGGCCGTGTCGACGACGCACTGATGCGTTTCGCCGACGTGTCGCTTGCGTTCCCATCGCTGGTGCTCGCGATCGCGCTGATCGGGCTCTGGGGGCGGGCAGCCGTCGACGTCCCCGACCCGTTCGTGGCGTTGGGGATCGTCGACCCTGTCCGGGCAGCCCTCGGCTTACCGACCGGGATGCCCGAATCCTTCGTCCTCCCCGGGACGGTGATCATCGTCGTCGGACTGGTGAACTGGGTGTGGTTCGCCCGGATCGCCCGCGGCGAGGCGCTGTCGATCCGCGAGGAGGAGTACGTCAAGGCTGCCCGCGCGCTGGGCGCCAGCGACGCCCGGATCATCGGTCGGCACGTCCTGCCCAACGCGACGACGCCGATCCTGGTGCTCGCGACGATCCAGGTCGCCGCGATCATCCTGCTCGAGTCCTCGCTCTCCTTCCTCGGCTTCTCGGGGACGACGCTCTCTTGGGGGTTCGACATCTCCCAGGGGCGTGGCTACCTCTCCAGTGCGTGGTGGATCGCCACGGTGCCAGGGCTGGCGATCGTGCTCGCGGTGATCGGCGTCAACCTCGTCGGCGACTGGCTCAGGGACGCCTTGGACCCCGGTATCGAGGGGGAGGGGGGTGTCTGA
- a CDS encoding ABC transporter ATP-binding protein yields the protein MTDEILKVRNLTTRFFTEEGQVNAVESVDFDVRDGETFGIVGESGSGKSVTALSLIDLVETPGRIVEGEVWYRDADLAEEHRESYPDAVDGDYVDVRQLPESTRRWLRGPAFATIFQDPMSSLNPSITVGEQIAEAVEVQRRARANPRRTRSRTQGYGLGRLLVDSVLPSRDYVSEESHERAVELLERVGIPDPEQRAEEYPHEFSGGMLQRAMVAQALAGEPDVLIADEPTTALDVTIQAQILNLLRDLQEEEDMSVVLITHNLGVIARMCQRVGVMYAGEVVERGALEDVFQNPVHPYTEGLLGSIPDIEDPAPRLSPIEGNVPSLLDAEMGEECYFADRCPKAMESCLHRIDEHEAESTVDDAAHHVRCVLADREYDESEALGPEAKQEVITDD from the coding sequence ATGACCGACGAGATCCTCAAAGTGCGGAACCTCACGACCCGCTTCTTCACCGAGGAGGGGCAGGTCAACGCCGTCGAGTCCGTCGACTTCGACGTGCGGGACGGCGAGACGTTCGGCATCGTCGGCGAGTCCGGCTCCGGGAAGTCCGTCACCGCGCTCTCGCTGATCGACTTGGTGGAGACGCCGGGCCGGATCGTCGAGGGCGAGGTGTGGTACCGCGACGCCGATCTCGCCGAGGAACACCGGGAGTCCTACCCCGACGCCGTCGACGGCGACTACGTCGACGTGCGCCAGCTGCCCGAGTCGACCCGACGGTGGCTCCGCGGGCCGGCGTTCGCGACCATCTTCCAGGACCCGATGAGCAGCCTCAACCCCTCGATCACCGTCGGTGAACAGATCGCCGAGGCGGTCGAGGTCCAGCGCCGCGCCCGCGCGAACCCGCGGCGTACCCGCTCCCGGACGCAGGGGTACGGGCTCGGGCGACTGCTCGTCGACTCCGTGCTCCCCTCACGGGACTACGTCTCCGAGGAGAGCCACGAGCGCGCGGTCGAACTGCTCGAACGGGTCGGCATCCCCGACCCCGAACAGCGCGCCGAGGAGTACCCCCACGAGTTCTCGGGGGGGATGCTCCAGCGCGCGATGGTCGCACAGGCGCTGGCCGGCGAGCCCGACGTGCTGATCGCCGACGAGCCGACGACCGCGCTCGACGTGACGATCCAGGCGCAGATCCTGAACCTCCTGCGAGACCTGCAGGAGGAGGAGGACATGAGCGTCGTCCTGATCACTCACAACCTCGGCGTGATCGCGCGGATGTGCCAGCGCGTCGGCGTGATGTACGCCGGCGAGGTGGTCGAACGCGGCGCGCTCGAGGACGTGTTCCAGAACCCCGTCCACCCCTACACCGAGGGGCTGCTGGGGTCGATCCCGGACATCGAGGATCCGGCGCCGCGGCTCTCGCCGATCGAGGGGAACGTCCCCAGCCTGCTGGACGCGGAGATGGGCGAGGAGTGCTACTTCGCCGATCGGTGTCCGAAGGCGATGGAGTCCTGTCTCCACCGCATCGACGAGCACGAGGCGGAGTCGACGGTCGACGACGCCGCCCACCACGTGCGCTGTGTACTCGCCGATCGGGAGTACGACGAGTCCGAAGCGCTTGGGCCCGAGGCGAAACAGGAGGTGATCACGGATGACTGA